ATATTGTAAGATATTATGGTGTGCCTGTCGGTATTGTTTTTGATCGTGATTCTCGTTtcatttctaaattttgggaaagCCTACAAAAGGCAATGggaaccaaattaaaatttagcATAGTCATTCATCCCTAGACAGATGGACAAATAGAAAGAACAATTCAGACCTTAGAAGATATGTTAAGGGCCTGTGCTATTGATATGAGCTATAGTTAGGATGAGCATGTACCATTAGTTGAATTTGCATATAACAATAGCTATCAATCAACTATTGGTATGGCACTATTTGAAGCTCtatatggaaaaaaatatagaacTCCCTTACATTGGATGaagtgggagaaagaagaattttgggaCCTGAGTTGGTACAAGCTATCTGTGAGAAGGTAGATATGATCAGGGAAAGAATCAAGATAGCTTTATCCTGGCagaagagttatgcagacaacAAGAGGAAGCCTATAGAGTTTGTggtgggtgaaaaagtatttctaAAGATTTCACCTATCAAAGGCATCAAGAGATTTGGAAAAGGAGGTAAACTAAGTCCAAGATATATAGGACCCTTTCAGGTCTTAAATCGGGTTGGCAAGACGGCATATAGCATTACCTCCAGAATTGGACAGATTttataatgtcttccatgtttctatgttgaAGAAATATATTCCAGATCCTTCACATGTATTATCTGCTGTGGAGCCTttggagttggatgatgatctaAGCTATGAAGAGCAGCCCAAGGGAATTTATGATAGGAAGGAATACCAATTCCGGAGTCAAACCATTTCATATGTGAATATCAAGTGGAAGAATCATTCTGAACAAGAAGCTTCTTGGGAGAAGGAAGATGAAGTGAAAGATAAGTAACCAGAACTATTTGGTTGCCACCCATTCCAACGACCACCACCACCCTTTCCTCTACCTCTTCATGGCCATGGGTACTCCCAACTCCTAGCAGGCCAACGCACTTTCATGTCTCCTAAGTTGCCTATGAATATAGCACCACCTTCTTTGCAATTAGCAAGGCAGTAGTGAAACCCTTCCATGGTTGAGACAGTCACCACAGCTATTGCCACCAACCCTAATTTCATGGCAGCCCTAGTTGCAGCTATCTCGCTGATCATCAGTGCTCCTCGGAGCAATGATGGTAATTAGATCAACAACAATATGGGTGGCGGTAgtaattgtttgaattttagaagtaaccgcaagtgtacggatcagtgtagctaatgggtcaaacacaaggagagtagccactttatttttggcttcttttagtaatgcaaaagtgtaacgattgattatggtgatctacttctactGCCGTCCTAACACAAATGTATCTACAAACATCataaccaacacaactagggaaattggaaattagaattgcaataaaaattgaaagacctaaccattcacatctaaccctaaccatccatcatctaggaatttaaatactcaaaccacgcaattaaaaagaaaataattgaaagtaaaggTCCTagaaataaaaagtgctgaaaagtaaataaaaatgcaaataaaagggacaaagccagagagaggcacacaagaaTCTCTACTTAGttcgagggatgcaccataaatagtacaggcttccctacttgactagagagtattcttacaagggcttttctacttggatTTCGGGGAAGAGAGgcaaagtaaatgactaaaagtaaatgcaataaaaggatggttccatggctagagaggtgcaaagccaacacatgcatctagccaaggaccttgggggaaagggaaatcAATAacgtaaaattgaaaatttaaaacttaaTTTAAGAATAATGGGGAGAAAGAAGAGCGAATGAGAAGGGGGtaagaagactactgtagaagactacttacctgaacttccatacttcaatccttaaattataataacttgattgatttgagatactaccagccctaaaaactagatctaaactaaatcaaatatgaaattgctaggcctagagaaaacaaatcataaagagaaaaattgaacttgaaagagatgctccacatcttgttcttgtcacgtaaaactaagcctagaactagaaattaaaattattacacctttgaataacttgaacaataaaataaaaggcttgctaataaaagacttgcattaataaaaaaaaattacaaaaccgcttgcataaaaaaaataagacaaagaactaaagagaaaaagagagcacaactaaaaacctagaagaagagaggaagagaggaaaccctaaaagAGAAGTGTGTCATCCCTCCCATTGGTCGACTctcttatatagggaatgggaTGGAGAacaacgattttttttttcctagtttaggggatttttgagattcttgttgatgaggtggaaattaggagagaagagagaaaaagagaagataggaaagaaagtaggggagagaggagcttagaaaaatagaaaaaaaatctccaaaaaatagcAAGCAAGATGTTCGAACTTAAGAcccctggtgagcaagggatttttgcacatcacaactcaccaactatgctaggtagttgttgtttcaaaaaagaatcttcaatcactcaaggaGGGTCCATTGattctttttggaatttgaaatattccttgtacacctGGGACACCTGCAAACGGACTGGTTCTGCATCctagttcagttctgatccattattctttttctagcccgaaaagaataatcacttgtatgggtgaccaaaaggatatgtacttttaatgcaacatgtcatactcagaattttatcctctttgcaaccatgaaaagaaacacgacctctttacgtgtaaaattggagatacagCTCTCGATAGTTCTTAAGAccttgaaaatagaaaacctacaaaaagagagtaaaacccaaggtggctccattctaaatatataaacatgcatgctttactacctaagatttcacacataaatgtactcatcaGTAATAATAGTAATTCTCCCTCTAGGGTTTCTCAACTTCTTCGGTCCTGCACCAGCTTCTCTACCACATAGAGTATTTAAATCATGACTGTTAGTGTATGTTGAACCTCATACTTTTAACTctttataagagagagagagagagagagagagagagagagagagagagagagagagagagagagagagagagagagagagagagatcataaaCAGCACCCCATCCCCATGCACTCATACCCGTAGAGGGAGGCACAATGATTTATATGCGACACACAATAAGACATGCATGAATtgtctttggtttggttttaactTTCCTTTACTCCCATAATCAAGCCAACACATACAGGGACTCTACTCAAGAAGTCCAAGATGGAGTCATCTTGATCGAAATGCTACTCATTGTGAAGCTTTAGAGCTTTCATAGTGAGGTGTAAGATACaagtggtggtggcggtggagTACACACACTTTGTCATACATAAGAGAATGGTAATATTAtcttatatataaataaaacttttaataccaaaaataaagaagtacTAGAGAAGCactctatgtgtgtgtgtgtgtgtgtgtatgcgtGTGTTACACTCGTGTCCTGACTAGAGGTGGGAAGTACCATCGGGTTTTGGCTTGCAGCTACCcattgccgaaggtggagagatgatcccacatgttcgtgcattgcttGTCAGtccaattggaggggattcgtacctttcgatcccagatggtaagtgacctagCACCCCACACCAAAATCCTGACACACACCAAAATTGCCAGAAGACCATGAACACAGCCTAGTGCAACTATCtgtgtgtgagggtagcggccggagatgagatctctcttctctcctttggGGAGGGAAAAGGACTTACATCATCATtttcgtcctctctcctctcttcctctttcatgaggaggggtgtgtcgtgtgtgcttaccctgcagACCCCGCACTGCTGTATTACCgcttagagatacgtggaggcctattttgtaggagtgtaaaatttttcattctagatgggggtttgatgatggtccaataccaggatcgggatcatgcaaaaaggtttggagtcaccacctagggttgtgggcctaggacctgatggtggacccaattcctaagaaaagggcccgaaagttggtctggtctagagatttagggtaagtgtcatattgtagagttgggaaggtgttaggcacccaactacccggttcaactagtcttcctagtagatgcttaagaacgaacattttccacaattattcttattccacattcatggctaagttatcacacatatatacattggatgaatttaaataactatgtacactaaaataaggtctatataaagtctacattatgctaattctgtTAAGCGCCCTTGCAAATTTTGAGGACAAATTTTTGTAAGGTGGGGAAAAACTGTAACACCcaaaatctcacctctttacattggcTATGAATAGGCACGAGTAACAAATTGGagaggccaacactagcttggttGGCAGTAGTGAAATGCCaggaagggaagaatgacccaacatgtacttGTGCCTACTGCCAACGGTGTTGGAGGGATCGGAAAGAAAAGTGGGCCAAGGGGTAAATTAGTAACCTTGATAAGGTTGGATAATAGAACGACCCTAGGTGATGCCAAAATTACTAAATAATAAGACCTGAACAAGTTTGGATACATGTTGTTTACAACATTTCAGTATAATTTCTATGATTCCAGCAAGGTTCATGTTCATGGGCATTTTACCAATTTAATATAACAATATCTGAACCTGATTTCTTCTACAAAATGATAGACCATTGAGATGTGAATCCAGCACAACTTGAATGATCTCAATCCAAGATCGTACGAGAAAGATATGATCATTTTTGTGTAGACAGTCTGAATGGGCCAAGAAGTAGAGGTCAACCGGCAACTACCGGTTTGAAATGGCAACTATCGATTCAGTTCTGTTTTACAGAATTTGAAAAGTCTTTCGATGTAGAGTGCATCCAGCAACTGTCGGATGCAACCAAAAACTACCGGATGCAACCGAAAACTGTCGGATTGATCCAAAAATTCAACCAGCTTGCCGGATTAATTCCGGATGAATAAGACTTAGTCGACAGAGAGCAAGCAGCAATTGCCGGTTTGGtaaaaagggtgaaaaagaaaagatataaaatgaatattttaatattataaaatgaGGGGCTATATGAAGGCCATCACCTTCTCTCTAacctttattttttacattCTATTCGCCCTTTagtaagaggaagaaaggagaatgaagaagaagaagaagagaggagaagaagagaagggaagtgagAGAAATTGTGGTAGAGATCGATTTGCTTGGGAGATTGCTAAAGGATTcagcaaaaaggtaagaaatctTACCTAGATTAACTTCTAATAAGAgggattttagaaataaaaggggGTTTAAACTGATTTGGACGTGAATTTgtaaaaagagaggaaatctaGAAATTTCAGTAACAACTCAACTACATAgagtttaatttttctaaaattgGTGGATTAAATTGGAAAGGAATGTAATAATTTAGTCAATTAATGTGTACACCATGATCGATTCCTACAGAGAGTGAGGATTCTCACTGACTCTCCTCAATTAGGAAAAATCCAATGTGGATGAAGAGAAAATCCATtcaattttactgttttaaggTCTGAAATTTACATGCAAGTTAATTGAAGCCTAATTCTCCACATGCAaggtgaaaattcatttttatttcactgTTTGAGGTCCAATATTCACCTACAAGGTGGGAATTGATGGTAGATCACATGCATGGTAAGATTAATGATGGATTTCAAACATGCAACCTCAAATTGAAGGTTTATCatgaaaattggttttattttaccATTGTAGATGGAATTACATAAATGTGAAATGAAATCTGAGATGGGATCTTCATTATTGAAGGAAGCTTTGGAACAgagaattaatttgaaattgaaaagaaatcCCATCTCAATTTCACTAATTTGAGGGTATAGAGACAAACGCAAGAGATATTGAGTATGAATTCCATGCATGCTTATGGAATTGAGAATTTATcatcaattttgaaattaaaataccGATATCCACTCTAGGTTCATAAATTCATATGAGAGATTGGGTCAAATTGGGGGAAATTTGAAAGTTCTACTGAATCCCATGTAAGACcctaaggatttaaaatgaaatttgttaaATTGGACTTGAAGAGGAATTATGGAGCATATAAGGGAGGTAATAGATGATCTTATTAGGGAGAAATTAGATAACACTATTAGGGGTAGATAAAAGTTACTTGATTTTAATACATGTGtataattgttgatttttaggAATCCTAGATAGTCGTGAGAGAGATTCCTTGGCACCAGGAGAGATTGTGGGCCTTGATATTCACTGTGAGTGGGTTCCCTTCTCAACCCcaattcttttggtgtgtttattaatgttgagcatgcattacttgttgtatttgtgcatttgcattcattttcatcatttgcatcTACTTGCATATTTGTGGTATGATGGATatgatggtggtggaaatgTGGAAGGAGAGGTAAGTGATATGGGTCACATGCAGGTGCCCATATGTGTATGTATAGTTTAGATGATTTGTTGTGCACCATGTAGAATTTTGGGCTAGGTATCATAAtcccaagtgctacaccccttgtccgtagggggttaggtacggactaatcccAATAAAAGTGACTGCTTGATTAGCAGTGCATTGTGAGtggtacgacgtactgtacTAGTGGTGGATGTGATAGATGtgatgtgtgtgtgagataggATACAACGTACTGTACACCTGTGGTTATTGATATAGCATTACCCTTTAGGGGTTAGCCAGGGGATTGAGGCTCTGATCAGGACTGGTTAGCTCCTGCCTGCGGCGttgcttgtattcctgaggcccaacgtatagggtagggaatgccacctgcgtcgatagcacttatacccataggagatgagacttagtaatggactagcaaatttgaatagttaaataaatggattcagaAGCATCATTCTATTGTGTGGAGCATcattgcatatggatgcgtGTGTTTGTTTctatcccacccctcactaagcatcATCATGTGCTCACCCCCCATTTCTTTGTTCCATAGATGACGAGAGCAGTCAGCTACAAGTTGATAATTCAGagcatgatgacatggttatagATCAGTTAGCTTGTATTCCGGATTTTGATGACTTCAACCATGGGCATGATTGTgaatgtgatgattgtgcataCGGTGGATAGAAATATTGAGGACTAATGTATTTGATTATCcttttgtatatatatgtggatgGTAGCGGAAATCAATTTTTGTTGATACAAGTTAAAGGGTAAAAACAACTATTGGAAGagatttttgtgtaaatatttgttttagaatGGGATTAATGTACATATAGATGGATTACTGTATATGTTGTTATGACTCATTGTATATATGGTATCAAGTATCACATCGAAGCACTGGGTGGATATTAtctatatttgattttatatgaTCCATTTGCAAACTCTGATTATGATTTTAGCATATatggttgtggtgttgtggactctccAAGAGTAGGATCCTGGTTAAACTGGCTGACTGGCTGCGGTGAGGTATCCAGTGCCAGTGCACCTGTGCTATATAAAGGGCAAGGTAGGGTGTGGCACATGGTCAGTATGGGGGGGTAGACAATGTGTACAAAGTGTGTGGGTAATGGCATTGGTGTGCGGTGCATGACATTGGTGTGCGGCACAGGTGTGTAGCACATGCCACGCGGGGTAGTACGCACATGGGCACAGGCAGGGCAGCAGGCAAGGCTATGGCCGGAGGGGGCTCGAGCTATAACAAGAGGGGGCTTGGGCTATGACCAGAGGGGGCTTAGGCTATGACCAGAGGGTGCTCGGGTTATGACCAGAGGGGGCTCGAGCTATGACTAGAGGGGGCTCGAGCTATGACCAGAGGGCACTCAGGTTATGACCAGAGGGGGCTCGGGCTATGACCAGTGGGGGATCGGGCTATGACCAAAGGGTGCTCGGGTTATGACTAGAGGTGGCTCGATCTATGACCAAAGGGGGCTTGGGCTTGACTAGAGGGGGCTCGGGCTATGACCAGGGGGCTCGGACTATGACTAGaggggaatgtttttgggttttctcagtccatcatctctattgatcggaatcatatttctaagAACTATCCATCTatgtggtcatcttgaccagattcctttgtatatagaaagtcaaaatttgaccctcttctctcccacgtggggtttccaaggtttttaggtaggggaatgtttttaGATTTTCTCagtccatcatctctgttgatcagaagctggaagtcatgtccaagatccacatttcatcatagccagaggaaggtgacaaaattgggtgtctacagaatgcccctctttggccgaggcccaTGCCAActgtcgaagggcaaagaaaagaacaaccacattttttCACTCGGAGCATGTAttgtcgtcatcttgctcatttatgacggagttgaataATGCAATAGATAATTTCTCTCAAAGTcattagagttttaggacttacctgggctaccgattgtaggaaaggaattcgtTACTCTTCAATCCTacaaaaatgttagtactttgatcttttccttagctgggcttcacatgttcCAACTCAGGGAATTaggtctccaggctaggtctttctggccaatctggactatctaggaccaatggttacaagaggagaattcactgctcttctaaTCTTACAACaagcaaaaacatttgattctcgAATTTTCCTTAGCTAAGCTTTGCATATGCTAGTTCAGGGAATGTCGCCTCCAAGATGGGTCTTACGAGCCAATCTGAACTATCTAGGACCGTAGGTTAAAGGAAACgaattcgctactctttcaatcttgcaataggtaaaaacatttgattctcggattttccttagctgggctttgcatatgccagttcagggaatgtgGTCTCCAACCGGGTTCTTTCAAAATGGtctagactatctgggactgaCAGTTACAAGAAAGGAATTCGTTGTTTTTCCAATTTTACAATAGGTAAAAACATTtgaatctttgattttccttcgttgggcttcacatgtgccaatttaaggaatttggtcttccaggtgagTTCTTTCAAattgggctaggctatctggtcttccaggtaggTCCTTTCGAAcagggctaggctatctggtcttcctgGCAGGTCCTTTTGAATAAGcagggctatctggtcttccaggaaGATCCTTTCAAACCAGGCTACgctatctagtcttctaggcgggttctttcgaaccgagctgggctatctagtaCTGTCAATTATAGGATAGAAATCTGCTGctcttttttttgctagaatgtCAGATTGTATTTAATataagaaacaaaaaggaaaaagaaatatgaTGCAAAAGCCAGAAGCGAGCCtgcacctttggcattgccatcagcaaaggcTCACAACTGTTATCTTAAAAATCTGAAGCCAATATAGCCTGCTTCATCAAGAACTAACTCCTATCTGATGCGAGGAGGTAAGGAGACATTCTTAGAGGATATCCCAGATTTTGAAGCTTCCTTAGCCAAAAAATTCACAACAGGATTGGCTTCTTTGTAACAGTGAGATATCTTCCATTCAATGTCATTTAAATAGCTTAGGATATGGTTACACTCTTGAAGAGCAAACCAACGAATAATCCTGCGGTGTAGGAGGGAAACGACTGTAGAGGAGTCAGACTTAATCCACAGCCACTGGATGCCTTTGTCACGGGCGATCTTGATCCCCTTTAAAGTACTCTAGATCTTTGCCACGAAACTGTTTGAAATTCTGAAGAAAATCTGGTAGCCAACCAACATTTTTCCATTATGGTCCCCAAGGACTCCACCTCCTCTGGCTTGACCCGAATTGCCAACCGTGCATCCATCTGAGTTGAGCTTCACCTAAGAGTGCATAGGCTTACACCAGTGGATCTCCAAAATAGGGGGCGATGACTGACTGGACTTTTCAAGATGTAACCTTTCATAGATAATGAGGTCCTCGAGCgactttattgaaaatttcaatCTGCTGtagaaaaaatgaatcttcCTTTTGATTCCACTGAGAAGCATAAAAGGGCTTCTCTTTTTCCCCACAAATCTTCATTGATTCCTTTCATTCCATTTTGCCGTTAATGTGGCGAATAAGCCAGCAAACCAAGCCTCTTTCAAACACCAACCTTTCCCCCTATTATTCCACTAGGACTCCATCTCTACCACAGAGGCTTACCGAGTCTAGATCACATTAAAAAGCTTTGCAGTCTTGCTccataagaaagaagaaaaatcacatTCCAGGAATAGATGCAAAAATGACTCAGTGCTTGAACCACATAGATCGCACCTAGAAGGGAATTGGATCCCTCTTTTCTGAATCAGGTCATCTGTTGGGAGCTTTTTATAGAGCTAGTGCCATCCCAACAAGGAGATCCTAGGTGGGAGATGATTATGCCAAATGAGGGAAGACCAAGAAACCATTAGAGACAAGGATCTCAGGCCTTCCCAGGCTAACTTCATAGAGTATCCCCATCAGATCAAAGCTCCACACGCACCTATCCTCCGAAGGCAATGATGGGAGATTtatctctttaattttttaaaaaatctcGCGTAAAAAAATTGACTGCACCGGGGGTAGAGCccatctttcatttttattgaaCAGTGCATAGGGTGGGAGAGGTTTGACAGCTCCTCTTCTTCCAAGATTGATAGGTTTCGAATGGAATTTGGACATAGCCAGTTATCATTCCAGAAATCAACTCTTCTACCGCTGCCAATGACCCATCTCTCATAGTCAAAGAGAAAATTCCACATTTTTTTAACCCCGGGCCAAATAGAAGTGCACTTGTAGGACCTCCTGAAATGACCAGTGCTTGTCAAAAATCTAGCCTAAATGAGTCGGCTCAGCTGGGAATCTTCATTCTTGATCTTCCAAGTCAATTAAGCTAACAAAGCCTTATTGACCTCGCGGAGTTTCTTATGCCCAAGCCACCCTCCTTTTTGGGCTTACAAATTGATTTCATTTCATAGTGGTTGCTTTGGTCGAATCAATCTCCCCCTTCCAgataaagtttctcatccattttTCAAGGCATTTGATTAAAGTCgtaggccaccaataaactgagAAATTGTGCAGAGGCATTCCAGATATAACTGACTTAACCAACTCCACTCTTCCAGCCATGGAGAGGAGTTTCCCTTTCTAGCCAGTAAGCTTggctttaattttatccatcacaAGGAGGAGGGGGTCCCTTTTTGACACGTCCTTAGGAATTTTTCAACTACAAGATacttggtaggaaaattgtAGCAAGGAATAGCAAGCTCTTCAGCAGTCCACTGCTTCCTTACAGGGGGATTTTGCCCaaaaataatttacttttttccaAATTGAAAAACTGACCTGATCATCTCTggtaaagagaaagaaaggaatttcAATTCCTAACATACCTCTTGGTGGCGTTTATAAAGATGAAAACATCATCTGCAAATAAGAGGTGGGTGGGAACTTCTGCTCTGCAAGGGCCTATTAGCGGTTTGATTAAACCTTTCACAGATAAATCAACCATGCCACGACACAGGATCTCCTCAGCAATAATAAACAGAAGAGGGGAGATGGGGTCACCCTGAAGGAGCCCTCTACTAACCTAAAAGAAACCCACCGGGCCACCATTGAGAAGAATAGAAATTCTAGCAGTCTTGAGAATGGTATGGATCCTCCCAATCATTGTCTCAGAAAACCCAAATCTTCTAAGGACATGGAACAGAAAATCCCAAGAAATAGTGTCGAAGGCTTTTCTAATAGCAATCTTCAAACCAAGACCACCTCCCCTTGGTGAACGCCCCCATTAAATTTTCCAGCTTAGAAGCAAGGCCAATGTTTGTCTGAATGACTTTTCCTTTCTGAAAAGCACCCTGCTCCTGAGAAATGGTTTTTGGAAGAACAATAGAGACGTAAGTAGCCATaatttttgaaagaattttacagaaaaaatacCCCATGCATAATGGTTGGAATTTTTTCAAAGACCGAGCCCATCCACCTTAGGAATTAATaacaagaaattattatttattctgTTAGGGAGAATACCTGAGGAGAAGAAATCCTTGATCGGCCTGCAAACATCAGTGTTGATAATAACCCAACATTTTCTGAAGAAAGACCCTGTGTATCTGTCTGGCCCAGGAGAGCTGTCCGAGTCGAGATCCCAAACAACTTCCTTGATCTCAGTGTCTAAGGAGGGAGCGTCAAGCATGAGGCAATCCGAATATTGAAGGATGTTAGGAATGCAGTTGAGGATCTGAGGGTGATTTAAGAGCTTTACGTTTTTGTGAAAATTCCCATAGAAATTTGCCAAATAAGTCCCCAGTTGATCCAGATCACTGATTTCATCTCCATTATCCTTGAGAATACTTCTTATAGAGTTTCTAACCCGCTCCACCTGAGTCATAATGTGAAAGAACCTAGAGCATCTATCTTCATCCTCTAGCCATCTGATTCTGGACTTTTAAAACAACAATTTCTCATGGTTTTCAATTACTTTCTAGTATCTAGTTTTGGCATCACCTTCCAAGTTAAAAAGGTGCTTAGAACACCCCTCTACCTCAATCCGGCTTTGAATAGTATCCAATTCAGATTTGGAACTAACCACCTCTTGGTCTAGGTTAGGGAAGGCACCTCGGAACCAAACCTTAATAATGGCTTAAGGGCTTTCAGCTTCTGAGCCAATTTATAGGTTGGGGAACCAGAAACCTCAAAGGTCCATGCCGcgttaatgaaataaaaaaagtcCAGGTGATCCAACCAGAAATTATTGATCCTAAAAGGGCAGTTTTAGGTCTCAGAGATGATCCAGAATAAACAATCAATGGGGCATGGTCAAAAGCAATACGGGGAAGCACTTTTTGAATACAATCATCAAAGGTCTTCAACCAATCTTCATTCACAAAGGTTCTATCAAGAACGGCAGTCACATGGACCCTTCTCCGATTGTTACTCCAAGTGAACTTCCTACTGAAGGAAGGGATTTGAATCATAGTAGAGGCATCTAACATAGCAGAGAACTCCGAAGCAGCCCCCGAGCAGAATCTCCTAGGCCCTCTTCTCTCATGATCATATAGAGTAGCATTAAAGTCCCCAATAATCATTCTTAGTCGAAGCGAAGAGCCTGCAGCCAACTCAATCCAcagggatcttctctctgttcAAAGGCATTTAGCGTGCACcaccaaaaaattgaaaaggttTCCCTACCATTCTAAGTGGAAGGAGAGGTGTTGTTCAGACATAGATAAAATGGTAGGATTCTTCAGGCTCTGCTTCCATGTGACCCATAAATTAGGATGAGCATCAGCCCTATTATTAGAAATAAATTCAGTTGTGAATCCAAGTTTATTGAAGAAGATATTAGGAAAATTGTTCACTGAAATCATCGGCTCAGCA
This genomic window from Macadamia integrifolia cultivar HAES 741 unplaced genomic scaffold, SCU_Mint_v3 scaffold2525, whole genome shotgun sequence contains:
- the LOC122066684 gene encoding uncharacterized protein LOC122066684, which produces MIRERIKIALSWQKSYADNKRKPIEFVVGEKVFLKISPIKGIKRFGKGDPSHVLSAVEPLELDDDLSYEEQPKGIYDRKEYQFRSQTISYVNIKWKNHSEQEASWEKEDEVKDK